From Styela clava chromosome 6, kaStyClav1.hap1.2, whole genome shotgun sequence, one genomic window encodes:
- the LOC120330862 gene encoding helicase domino-like, with amino-acid sequence MQQDDYSADKSGRYVPDAMQGQQFSISNTDANAPVSLSGVQQPQMNLFGTENTTQPPPYRAAHPSPLPSMTPTFSQHIQPQYTENPLQSQFSYRTPQSSYQSQSYNVGVSPGQIQTVFDSQLSNPIALSPGSQMSVPQGMRAVSPSQPAIPRKSIAGMMSPIRAQGQPMPPPTSPAALLASRMQGPMSPLSVYMSTAQSPQRRSQPVVLHAQNMVSGQYLPSSPVYQHPSAYSYSPQQVQTCQFSPQSSPVATSPRYVDPTQHKQMSPLLATHAQLHSPQSTHPGIVQVPRSPFKAARQLSMGVSPNKVQPVNTQWHQHPQSTRTTSQEMWENVSAPVLPSLPVLSADTLDLLSTLTVSTVSAPVQSSTISTVSDTHVQQSPLLQKHLLMPVKPIVPPTNSNLLVVSDSGKTATTSLTGTSSSQPKPYKVEAPPSRSNLKHSDRPTLLIKRSTEENLINSDKNIVSLVTTTCTDSSASTFSSSNIVTSSVHKENIDISPVDLPSTDPVSSIVMENKSNMAASAVGTTVSQSVSVSVMPLSTVPKNVLVDDKHSRNSLTSASASPLPQVPQDILEKRAKLCEIHKAKLKEKLELYKECLTELFFLQNGGNCMDFIQFKKRPSAKLLEYLKKMMPDGPHVRRKSRKISQESTVSNNSEIAPTSPASTLSNASSRKISSDDGKKVKLKLPENGADNVLKSVQLPGNERSISRKRSTSQDKTIVSSPAVVTVTKSVMSTQVHGNQISTSKGQSSPLRLKRLSRQNASTPLDESIGSQEEILERAKQEAVIQRKVVELRKQGLWTQRRLPKVQEPPRNKTHWDYLLEEMRWLAADFAQERKWKRAAARKLVRTVAAYHKEQHDKVRRAEKEEQNRLRRIASTMAREIRTFWGSIGKVVEYKQRSLLDEKRQKALDLHLSYIVDQTEKYSDWLSQGLNKTSAGSSPRSLTSSKPGSDDEFLPQGESSDDEETIAVAEEELEKIDDTEDELSLLKKESELPFNELLSSLPAEVIENIGKPLEESVDEKSDAVEGEDYNKGESSQIKTEEPTESEKEAEGSDGEDSTSSKPTPISLRRSARKRKVDSTNASKKDEADPSKRQRIEHESQGGDEEFSVDQESGEDDEATVEEEEKSGEVDHKKEIEDLQAEGEMPIEELMKLYGAAFDQDPDGEEEKQQSEDEEEVDESEDDKDVQMEKEESETEASDEDIEDDKQDEEEIGMDYLFKADLTKDDNIPMIVPSDTSAQKDDKKPEGESSPSKEITDVAAEAASLQPTGFTLATTQVVTPIPVLLKHTLREYQHIGLDWLVTMYDKRLNGILADEMGLGKTIQTIALLAHLACEKGVWGPHLIVVPTSVMLNWEMEFKKWCPGFKILTYYGSQKERKAKRTGWTKSNAFHVCITSYKLVLQDNVSFRRKKWKYLVLDEAQNIKNFKSQRWQTLLNFNSQRRLLLTGTPLQNNLMELWSLMHFLMPHVFQSHKEFKEWFSNPLTGMIEGSQEYNEKLVRRLHKVLRPFLLRRIKKDVEKQMPNKYEHVVRCHLSKRQRFLYEDFMSRASTKDTLDSGHFMSVINILMQLRKVCNHPNLFEPRSIVSPFTFDRIVFYAPSLATKVFEKSPFETLNLEDYHLHLPSLTNIHQYNAERMRELKTPRKLIEELTTDCVQGESEKPQRSKSQVIREQLSQLLKEREKLKNSTVVLNQQTGSTLPVLTIPISSSGGTTIFPSRVITIPQSNSEDAAGTKTSSTQSITLQYQTPQGTRVTIPNKQIRQLPGGVVQIMTSGSTKSVSGQTVPTQGALRVPANSRGLQNGSSDIEKGQLMEIDEQRKDGDLKQASENEFLELKDPTTYADRLHQILIEERRQRCIKMANVNEKKCEANPDWLPRGTIDYLKDIFKLPYMQSRNTIRLKSDVMDEFIKSNSTVLKEIKPVTDRFVFAISKALAKRIDFHVSHPSPSLRLKEMTGLENLEFYLKKEVQPFHRIHQATKIQFPEARLIQYDCGKLQILDVLLRRFWTEKHKCLIFTQMTKVLDILEAFLSYHGYRYLRLDGSTKVEQRMLLMERFNNDPRIFCFILSTRSGGIGVNLTGADTVIFYDSDWNPTMDAQAQDRCHRIGQTRDVHIYRLISERTVEENILKKANQKRLLGDLAIEGGSFTTAFFKEQAIKDLFNEPSGLEDLPSALVKDEKQTTEKPPLQVLARPITARQKAIAAAKEAEAKAGIDVNEKESSIEKPVSQSQDPNVQASSWEDALQQTEDKEDVDAAKQLKEEQDADMEEFTENAEGEEGEVSRVQEEMKSLYEELTPVEKYALRYLEETTEEMNKEELELAEEQVHRSKQDWEITHLMALKEEEERRLEEEEDEIFYTRDDAENQVYIDDVTGEIMPVWFPPTPPQDDNDIYFDPVSCLLYLPTPMSEDQLPTIHVKKERKRTKPESESPGGAPGPKKKIFRSECHAPRSIFDRPLSQLKKREIKANKDRLLHLKKPSSTANTILPHAKALTVPALPSLPVTSLPDKENITTQKDQTETSTSSTSAAATVTDSTNKNPEWLINEDWKLLQAVEQVLEMPLSLAVLMPAHTPNWDLVADVVNSIASVYRSPKMCKQRFENVIAPREEGISAAEVSMKKKIKGIKTPGKPKMNKPQRTTNVYSTDNNLQHTTLYSSRFDVIKETCGKRTMPMKSAGSGQFQRNPKHTSILMDNGITYDKPLPPIKVATLRADRIAREKQALEVAKQQQQLQSQAIQQHTANMSQISTSQVSKSAGMTTLGVSQLTAIPLSGGASNIIVNSSTLSALTKKMNQQSAMSQFSAASAKTAKTTLINTALHQTLLRTAAGNEPTQNLQQQQQIQIQQQNQVGTMVTVGLLHRLSNQSTVTSVASCASGNTITLSSLTRPSISVPGGAVIQQGSQLTKQLTKQQKQRLQRLQEQMERLQHHKQQQQKKQNVKTQITPQKFQLTPEAMKKFRQQQQQLESGNVITVAGKQRKTTPITQKELELLMKNPGMRRQMQQQKQQTAQVQIAPVHAQVQAQQVQEAAAQQAAQHIVTSKPLPITVPVSSLVSVAAVNLGGMNMSIASTSTSGQAKPLIVTGQQVPVNIQQQITLQRQYMKQNLLTQQQSQSQQQAVRQGQVLASKVGVKQTVYAMVPAPPLVTQKQRRVNVAVSSAGATMIGQQQGGTQQPVQLTVTKLLQSQAMPGQSTSQVKQQLVKQGADGSRFEVQQIRQSQLVSQQQQIATATIVPSSHVGQPQRLISSQRNLRQIQQLASNQQQTQMILTPASSVVSNSQQFIQRQNPNVVASISIAAPSSSQSASQQQMTLASPTVQSASLSQQLQSLLTPQVLRAQSSQAVVSVHQSMRVSQPQHLVLSQVTPQQQLSVSPQTPGMTITSPTTPTTMTLAPSLVQLPASAVTSVSVSQSMLNVPTTTQQQPETSASVQYITRSAPQQ; translated from the exons ATGCAGCAAGATGATTATTCGGCTGATAAGTCTGGAAG ATATGTTCCAGATGCCATGCAAGGTCAACAGTTTTCAATATCAAACACGGATGCAAATGCTCCAGTATCTCTCAGTGGGGTGCAACAACCACAAATGAATCTATTTGGAACTGAAAATACCACTCAACCACCACCATACCGGGCCGCTCATCCATCTCCTCTCCCAAGTATGACTCCTACGTTCTCTCAACATATACAGCCTCAATATACAGAAAATCCTCTACAGTCCCAATTTTCTTATAGAACTCCACAGTCCTCTTATCAATCTCAGTCTTACAATGTAGGTGTATCTCCTGGTCAGATACAGACTGTTTTTGATTCACAACTATCAAATCCCATTGCACTGAGTCCTGGAAGTCAGATGTCTGTACCTCAAGGAATGAGAGCTGTGTCACCAAGCCAACCAGCAATCCCACGTAAATCTATAGCAGGTATGATGTCTCCTATCAGAGCACAAGGCCAACCAATGCCACCACCGACTTCACCGGCTGCTTTACTGGCAAGTAGGATGCAAGGGCCAATGTCACCACTTTCGGTATATATGTCGACAGCCCAGTCACCACAAAGAAGATCCCAACCTGTTGTATTACATGCGCAAAATATGGTGTCTGGCCAGTATCTTCCCTCAAGTCCAGTTTATCAACATCCATCAGCATATTCCTACAGCCCGCAGCAGGTCCAGACATGTCAATTCAGCCCTCAATCTTCACCTGTTGCAACTAGCCCAAGGTATGTTGACCCGACTCAGCATAAACAGATGTCTCCACTTCTAGCTACACATGCTCAGCTACATAGCCCGCAGTCGACTCATCCTGGTATCGTTCAAGTACCACGATCTCCATTCAAGGCAGCGAGACAATTGAGCATGGGGGTTTCACCTAATAAAGTCCAGCCTGTCAATACACAATGGCATCAGCATCCACAAAGCACCCGAACGACTTCGCAGGAGATGTGGGAGAATGTTTCAGCTCCTGTGTTACCATCATTACCTGTTCTTTCCGCTGATACATTGGATTTGCTATCAACACTAACTGTATCCACAGTCTCTGCTCCGGTGCAATCATCTACA ATTTCAACAGTTTCTGATACTCATGTACAGCAGTCTCCTCTACTTCAAAAACATTTGCTGATGCCTGTGAAACCAATTGTGCCACCAACCAACAGCAATCTATTGGTGGTTTCAG ATTCAGGAAAGACTGCCACAACTTCTTTGACTGGGACATCTTCAAGTCAGCCGAAACCCTATAAGGTTGAAGCACCTCCATCCAGAAGTAATCTAAAGCATAGCGATAGACCAACATTATTAATTAAACGTTCTACGGAGGAAAATCTAATTAACTCTGATAAAAATATTGTATCGTTGGTAACAACGACTTGTACAGACTCTTCTGCTTCTACTTTTTCTAGTTCTAACATTGTGACTTCTAGTGTAcataaagaaaatattgatatatctcCTGTTGACCTTCCGTCTACTGATCCTGTTTCATCAATTGTGatggaaaataaatcaaatatggCTGCATCGGCTGTTGGCACTACTGTGTCACAGTCTGTATCGGTCAGCGTTATGCCATTGAGCACTGTTCCAAAAAATGTTCTTGTAGACGACAAACATTCTCGTAATTCACTTACGAGTGCTTCTGCAAGTCCATTACCACAGGTCCCACAAGATATACTTGAAAAACGTGCAAAGCTTTGTGAAATTCACAAAGCTAAACTAAAAGAAAAATTAGAATTGTATAAAGAGTGCTTGACAGAGCTCTTTTTCTTACAAAATGGTGGAAACTGCATGGACTTCATTCAATTCAAAAAGCGACCATCTGCAAAATTATTGGAGTATCTCAAAAAAATGATGCCCGATGGTCCGCATGTGCGTCGCAAATCTCGTAAAATTTCGCAAGAGTCTACAGTGAGCAACAACAGTGAAATAGCACCAACATCTCCGGCCTCTACTCTTTCTAATGCAAGTTCCAGAAAAATTTCTTCAGATGATGGCAAAAAAGTGAAGTTAAAGTTACCTGAAAACGGTGCAGATAATGTATTGAAATCTGTGCAGCTTCCTGGCAATGAAAGATCGATCAGTAGGAAAAG GAGCACCTCTCAAGATAAAACCATTGTGTCGAGTCCAGCGGTCGTAACTGTAACAAAATCTGTGATGTCTACCCAAGTACATGGCAATCAAATCTCCACATCTAAGGGACAGTCATCTCCGCTCag ATTGAAAAGGCTGTCTAGACAAAACGCTTCAACTCCCCTCGATGAGAGCATTGGTTCTCAAGAGGAAATATTGGAGAGAGCAAAACAAGAGGCAGTTATTCAAAGGAAGGTTGTTGAGTTACGAAAGCAAGGTCTTTGGACACAAAGGAGATTGCCGAAA GTGCAAGAGCCTCCTCGGAATAAGACCCATTGGGATTATCTTCTCGAGGAAATGAGATGGTTGGCAGCAGATTTTGCACAAGAGCGAAAGTGGAAACGGGCAGCGGCGAGAAAA CTTGTTCGAACCGTTGCTGCTTATCATAAGGAACAGCATGACAAAGTAAGAAGAGCAGAAAAAGAAGAGCAAAATCGTCTACGAAGAATCGCTTCTACTATGGCTCGTGAGATCCGAACATTCTGGGGAAGCATTGGCAAG GTTGTTGAGTACAAACAGCGGTCGTTGCTTGACGAGAAACGACAGAAAGCTCTTGACCTTCACCTGAGTTATATCGTTGATCAAACTGAAAAGTACTCTGATTGGTTGAGTCAAGGTTTAAATAAAACTTCTGCAGGTTCAAGTCCAAGATCTCTCACAAGTTCAAAGCCGGGAAGTGATG ATGAATTTCTACCTCAAGGAGAGTCGAGTGATGATGAGGAGACCATTGCTGTTGCTGAGGAAGAATTGGAAAAGATTGATGACA CTGAAGATGAATTATCTCTGTTAAAAAAAGAAAGCGAGCTTCCCTTCAATGAGTTACTCAGTTCTTTGCCGGCTGAAGTTATTGAAAACATTGGTAAACCATTGGAGGAATCCGTGGATGAGAAATCTGATGCAGTGGAGGGAGAAGATTATAACAAA GGTGAATCATCACAAATTAAAACAGAAGAGCCGACAGAGTCTGAAAAAGAG GCTGAGGGGAGCGATGGAGAAGATTCCACAAGTTCAAAACCTACACCTATATCTTTGAGAAGGTCAGCCAGGAAGAGAAAGGTTGACTCAACCAACGCATCTAAAAAAGATGAAGCTGACCCTTCGAAGAGGCAAAGGATTGAGCAT GAGTCACAAGGTGGTGATGAAGAGTTCAGTGTGGACCAAGAATCTGGGGAAGACGATGAGGCAACTGTAGAAGAAGAAGAGAAAAGCGGAGAGGTTGATCACAAAAAGGAGATCGAGGACTTGCAG GCGGAAGGAGAAATGCCTATTGAAGAATTGATGAAGTTATATGGAGCAGCGTTTGATCAGGATCCAGATGGAGAGGAAGAAAAACAACAGTCTGAAGATGAGGAGGAAGTAGATGAATCTGAAGATGATAAAGATGTTCAGATGGAAAAGGAAGAAAGTGAAACTGAAG CTTCTGATGAAGATATTGAAGATGATAAACAAGATGAAGAGGAAATTGGAATGGATTATTTATTCAAAGCTGATCTAACTAAAGATGACAATATTCCCATG attgttccgtcagatacctCAGCACAAAAAGATGACAAAAAACCTGAAGGAGAGTCGAGTCCGAGCAAAGAAATTACAGATGTTGCCGCAGAGGCTGCTAGTTTACAACCTACTGGCTTTACATTAGCAACAACTCAG GTTGTCACACCCATACCTGTTCTTCTGAAACACACATTGCGAGAGTACCAGCATATTGGTTTGGATTGGTTGGTAACCATGTATGACAAACGGCTCAACGGAATTCTTGCAGATGAGATGGGCTTGGGGAAAACTATACAGACTATAGCATTGCTGGCGCATTTGGCTTGTGAAAAAG GTGTTTGGGGTCCTCATCTTATAGTCGTTCCTACCAGTGTCATGCTCAACTGGGAAATGGAATTCAAGAAATGGTGTCCTGGTTTCAAGATACTGACTTATTATGGATCACAGAAAGAAAGAAAA gcgaAAAGAACTGGTTGGACAAAAAGTAATGCATTTCACGTTTGCATAACTTCGTATAAACTGGTTCTTCAGGATAATGTTAGCTTCAGAAGAAAGAAATGGAAATATTTGGTCCTTGATGAG GctcaaaacattaaaaatttcaagTCTCAACGATGGCAAACTCTGCTTAATTTCAATTCACAAAGACGATTGCTTCTCACTGGGACACCATTACAAAACAATTTGATGGAACTGTGGTCTCTCATGCACTTTCTTATGCCTCATGTTTTCCAGTCTCATAAGGAGTTCAAG GAATGGTTTTCGAATCCCCTCACTGGAATGATTGAAGGGAGTCAggaatataatgaaaaattagtcagAAGACTCCATAAAGTTCTAAGGCCATTTTTACTAAGAAGAATTAAGAAAGACGTTGAAAAACAAATGCCAAACAAATATGAGCATGTTGTTAGATGTCATTTGTCAAAACGACAAAGGTTTTTGTATGAGGACTTCATGTCTCGGGCGAG TACAAAGGACACTTTGGATTCTGGTCATTTCATGAGCGTCATCAACATCTTGATGCAACTCCGAAAAGTTTGCAATCATCCCAACTTGTTCGAGCCTCGTTCGATCGTCTCACCTTTTACATTCGATCGCATAGTGTTTTACGCGCCTTCACTCGCCActaaagtttttgaaaaaagtcCCTTTGAG ACATTGAATCTTGAGGATTATCATCTGCATCTACCTTCACTCACCAATATTCATCAATATAATGCGGAGAGGATGAGAGAATTAAAGACACCGAGGAAATTAATCGAGGAGTTGACAACAGATTGTGTGCAGGGAGAAAGTGAAAA ACCCCAAAGATCTAAATCACAAGTGATTCGCGAACAGTTGAGTCAACTTTTGAAGGAAAGAGAGAAACTGAAGAACTCGACTGTTGTACTAAATCAACAG ACTGGCAGCACTCTTCCTGTTCTTACTATACCAATCTCAAGTAGTGGTGGAACTACAATCTTCCCTTCAAGAGTAATTACAATTCCACAGTCTAATTCCGAAG ATGCTGCTGGTACAAAGACTTCATCCACACAATCTATTACTCTTCAGTATCAAACTCCACAGGGCACTAGGGTGACAATACCAAACAAACAGATACGACAGTTGCCAG GGGGTGTTGTCCAGATAATGACTTCCGGATCAACGAAGTCTGTTTCAGGACAGACAGTACCCACACAAGGAGCTCTACGTGTGCCAGCAAATAGTCGAG GTCTTCAGAACGGTTCTTCAGACATAGAAAAAGGGCAGTTGATGGAAATTGATGAACAAA GGAAAGATGGTGATTTGAAGCAAGCCTCAG AAAACGAATTTCTGGAATTGAAAGATCCAACGACATATGCA gATCGTCTTCATCAAATTTTAATCGAAGAAAGACGTCAGAGATGCATCAAAATGGCAAATGTGAATGAGAAAAAATGTGAAGCCAATCCAGATTGGTTGCCACGAGGCACTATCGACTATctgaaagatattttcaaacTCCCTTACAT GCAATCCAGGAACACCATTCGATTAAAAAGTGACGTGATGGATGAGTTTATTAAATCCAATTCAACGGTTTTAAAAGAAATCAAGCCTGTTACAGACAG GTTTGTATTTGCAATATCAAAGGCTTTAGCCAAGAGGATAGACTTTCACGTTTCACACCCATCACCTTCACTACGTCTCAAAGAAATGACCGGGCTGGAAAATCTTGAATTCTACCTGAAAAAAGAAGTTCAACCTTTCCATCGCATTCATCAAGCGACCAAAATTCAGTTTCCAGAAGCCAGATTGATTCAATATGATTGTG GAAAGTTACAAATCCTAGATGTTTTGTTGAGAAGATTTTGGACTGAAAAACATAAATGTTTAATATTTACACAAATGACTAAAGTGCTCGATATTTTGGAAGCTTTTTTGAGTTACCACGGTTATCGCTATCTTCGACTCGACGGGTCAACAAAAGTTGAACAAAGAATG TTACTGATGGAGAGGTTCAACAATGATCCGAGGATATTTTGCTTCATCTTATCCACTCGTAGCGGAGGTATCGGTGTGAACCTAACTGGCGCAGACACTGTTATATTTTATGACAGTGATTGGAATCCAACAATGGACGCCCAAGCTCAGGACAG GTGTCACCGTATCGGACAGACCAGAGACGTTCACATTTATCGTCTCATTAGTGAGCGAACTgtagaagaaaatattttgaaaaaagcgAACCAGAAACGCCTTCTCGGTGATTTGGCAATTGAAGGGGGAAGCTTTACGACTGCTTTCTTCAAGGAG CAAGCCATCAAGGATCTTTTCAATGAACCATCTGGTCTGGAAGATCTTCCCTCGGCGTTGGTAAAAGATGAAAAACAAACTACGGAGAAGCCACCACTGCAAGTACTTGCAAGACCGATCACAGCCAGGCAAAAAGCTATCGCTGCAGCAAAAGAAGCTGAAGCAAAGGCTGGAATTGATGTTAATGAGAAAGAATCATCTATTGAAAAG CCTGTGAGCCAATCGCAAGATCCGAATGTGCAAGCAAGTAGTTGGGAGGATGCGCTTCAACAAACTGAAGACAAAGAAGATGTTGATGCTGCCAAACAACTAAAGGAAGAACAG GATGCTGACATGGAAGAGTTCACTGAGAATGCAGAAGGAGAGGAGGGTGAAG tttcaagAGTGCAAGAAGAGATGAAATCGTTGTATGAAGAACTCACTCCTGTTGAAAAATACGCCCTCAGGTATCTTGAAGAAACGACAGAAGAGATGAACAAGGAAGAGCTGGAACTTGCGGAG GAGCAAGTTCATAGGTCGAAGCAGGACTGGGAGATCACTCACCTGATGGCACTCAAGGAAGAGGAAGAAAGAAGATTGGAAGAGGAAGAAGACGAGATCTTCTACACGAGGGATGATGCAGAGAATCAG GTTTACATCGATGATGTCACTGGAGAGATTATGCCG GTTTGGTTTCCTCCGACACCACCCCAAGATGACAATGATATCTATTTCGACCCTGTGTCGTGTTTATTATATCTCCCGACTCCAATGTCTGAAGATCAACTTCCAACTATTCATGTCAAGAAGGAaagaaagcgaacaaaaccagAATCGGAAAGTCCAGGAG GAGCACCAGGTCCAAAGAAGAAAATTTTTCGATCTGAATGTCACGCACCTCGTTCCATATTTGATCGACCGTTATCACAGCTCAAAAAGAGGGAGATTAAAGCTAATAAAGATAGATTGCTACATCTAAAGAAACCATCTTCTACGGCTAACACAATACTACCACATGCAAAAGCTCTTACTGTACCTGCATTGCCCTCATTACCAG TCACATCTTTACCTGATAAAGAAAATATCACAACACAGAAAGACCAAACAGAGACAAGTACTTCAAGCACTTCTGCTGCAGCGACAGTTACAGATTCAACCAATAAAAATCCTGAATGGCTCATTAATGAAGATTGGAAACTTTTGCAA GCTGTTGAACAAGTGTTGGAAATGCCGTTGTCCTTAGCAGTGCTGATGCCGGCACATACTCCTAACTGGGATCTTGTTGCTGACGTAGTTAATTCTATCGCGTCCGTTTATCGATCACCTAAAATGTGCAAACAAAGATTTGAAAATGTCATCGCTCCGAGAGAAGAAGGCATATCCGCAGCTGAAGTgtcaatgaaaaagaaaataaaag GGATTAAAACTCCAGGAAAACCGAAGATGAATAAACCACAGAGAACAACTAATGTTTACTCAACAGATAATAATCTGCAGCATACGACTCTGTATTCAAGCAG GTTTGATGTTATCAAAGAAACCTGTGGCAAGCGAACAATGCCAATGAAATCAGCAGGATCAGGACAATTTCAACGAAACCCAAAACATACTTCAATATTAATGGATAATGGCATCACGTATGATAAACCACTGCCTCCTATTAAG GTGGCGACACTTAGAGCAGACAGAATTGCAAGGGAAAAGCAGGCTCTGGAAGTGGCgaagcaacaacaacaattacaGTCGCAAGCAATACAACAACACACAGCCAATATGTCACAAATCAGTACAAGTCAGGTTTCAAAATCAGCAg GCATGACTACATTGGGTGTAAGTCAGTTAACAGCAATCCCGTTATCAGGAGGTGCCAGCAACATTATTGTCAACTCCAGTACTCTTTCGGCACTAACTAAAAAGATGAATCAACAATCTGCAATGTCACAGTTTTCTGCTGCAAGTGCAAAAACAGCCAAG ACCACATTGATAAATACGGCTTTGCATCAAACTTTGCTGCGAACTGCTGCAGGAAACGAACCAACACAAAATTTACAGCAACAACAACAGATACAGATTCAACAACAAAATCAAG TTGGAACAATGGTGACAGTAGGATTGTTGCATCGATTATCAAACCAGTCGACTGTGACTTCAGTCGCAAGCTGTGCGTCAGGAAATACAATCACATTATCTTCATTGACTAGACCGTCTATATCTGTGCCAGGGGGTG CCGTCATACAACAAGGATCTCAACTCACGAAGCAACTCACAAAACAACAGAAGCAGAGATTACAACGATTACAAGAACAAATGGAAAGATTGCAACATCATAAACAACAGCAACAAAAGAAACAAAATGTTAAAACTCAGATCACCCCTCAAAAGTTCCAG CTCACTCCAGAAGCTATGAAGAAATTTCgacaacagcaacaacaattGGAAAGTGGAAACGTGATTACT GTTGCGGGTAAACAGCGCAAGACAACTCCAATCACGCAAAAAGAGCTCGAATTACTGATGAAAAACCCAGGAATGAGGAGGCAAATGCAACAACAGAAACAACAAACTGCTCAGGTGCAGATTGCACCTGTCCATGCCCAAGTACAAGCTCAACAAGTGCAAGAAGCCGCAGCACAACAAGCTGCACAACACATTGTTACTTCGAAGCCGTTGCCAATAACTGTACCAGTGTCTAGTCTTGTTTCAG TTGCTGCAGTTAATCTGGGAGGAATGAACATGTCTATTGCTAGCACAAGTACCAGTGGTCAAGCTAAACCACTTATTGTTACTGGACAACAG GTTCCAGTCAATATTCAGCAACAGATAACATTACAACGTCAATACATGAAACAGAATCTACTCACTCAACAACAATCTCAGTCACAGCAACAAGCAGTCAGGCAGGGTCag GTTTTGGCTTCGAAAGTTGGTGTCAAACAAACGGTGTATGCAATGGTACCTGCACCTCCGTTAGTGACTCAAAAACAAAGAAGAGTG AATGTAGCTGTGTCATCTGCTGGGGCAACCATGATTGGACAACAGCAAGGTGGAACGCAGCAACCTGTTCAATTGACCGTCACAAAACTACTTCAGTCACAGGCGATGCCTGGTCAATCGACTTCTCAGGTCAAACAACAATTGGTCAAGCAA GGTGCTGACGGCAGCAGGTTCGAGGTTCAGCAGATACGACAATCACAATTAGTTTCACAGCAGCAGCAGATTGCAACTGCAACCATTGTTCCATCATCACATGTAGGACAACCTCAACGTTTGATTTCGTCACAAAGAAAT TTAAGACAAATTCAACAACTGGCTTCGAATCAGCAACAGACGCAGATGATTTTAACACCAGCATCATCTGTTGTTTCCAATTCTCAACAATTCATTCAGAGACAAAATCCAAATGTTGTTGCATCAATATCGATTGCTGCTCCAAGCAGTTCACAATCTGCGTCACAACAACAAATGACGCTAGCTTCACCAACGGTCCAGTCAGCAAGTTTATCTCAACAGCTACAAAGTCTATTGACACCACAAGTATTGAGAGCACAATCATCACAAGCTGTGGTTTCAGTGCATCAGTCGATGAGGGTGTCTCAACCTCAACATTTGGTTCTCTCTCAGGTTACACCACAACAACAACTATCTGTTAGCCCCCAAACTCCTGGAATGACAATAACATCACCTACCACCCCAACAACAATGACCCTGGCGCCATCGTTGGTTCAACTTCCAGCATCCGCCGTAACCTCTGTTTCCGTATCACAGTCCATGTTGAACGTTCCTACTACAACGCAGCAACAGCCGGAAACAAGTGCAAGTGTTCAATACATTACAAGATCTGCTCCTCAACAGTGA